From the genome of Candidatus Nitrosocosmicus oleophilus, one region includes:
- a CDS encoding OBG GTPase family GTP-binding protein produces the protein MGIPEKIQAIQDEIHKTQINKATEFHIGILKAKIAKLKKEQEENTHGKTVATGGGSAGFDVRKAGDGTVVLIGFPSVGKSTLLNALTNAKSKTAAYSFTTLTAVPGMLDYNGARIQILDLPGIIEGAAAGKGLGKRVLSVARNADLVLIILDVFQIKHLEVIKKELSEIGVKVDEKPPDIIVEKTVTGGISVNIQVPIQADENFIRNVMRINGIHNGRITIRERGLTIDQLIDALSGNRVYVPSLVVINKIDLVDTEYLKMATSKLKIPYTAVSADANKNIELLKREIYNKLDFVRIYMKPKGQDADLEEPLIMPRNSTVQNICNKIHRNMVRDFKFAQVWGKSVKFGGQKVGLEHKIIDEDVLTIVKKINAL, from the coding sequence ATGGGAATACCAGAGAAAATCCAGGCCATTCAGGATGAGATCCACAAGACTCAGATAAACAAAGCAACAGAATTCCATATAGGAATTCTAAAGGCCAAGATAGCAAAGTTAAAGAAAGAACAAGAAGAAAATACCCATGGAAAAACCGTTGCTACAGGAGGGGGCAGTGCGGGCTTTGACGTTAGAAAAGCCGGCGATGGTACTGTCGTTTTGATAGGATTTCCCAGTGTAGGTAAATCTACTTTATTAAATGCATTAACAAACGCAAAATCTAAAACAGCAGCGTACTCATTTACTACATTAACCGCTGTGCCAGGTATGTTAGACTACAATGGTGCACGGATCCAGATTTTGGATTTACCAGGTATAATTGAAGGTGCTGCTGCGGGCAAAGGTTTGGGAAAAAGAGTACTATCTGTTGCCAGAAATGCAGATTTAGTTTTAATAATCCTGGATGTATTCCAGATCAAACATCTTGAGGTAATAAAAAAGGAACTTTCGGAAATAGGAGTCAAGGTTGATGAAAAGCCTCCCGATATTATTGTGGAAAAGACTGTTACAGGAGGGATTTCGGTAAATATTCAGGTTCCGATACAAGCTGATGAAAACTTTATCAGAAATGTGATGCGAATAAACGGTATCCACAACGGTCGTATCACCATACGAGAAAGAGGGCTTACGATTGACCAACTAATAGACGCTTTATCAGGGAATCGGGTTTACGTCCCCTCGTTAGTAGTTATAAATAAAATCGATTTGGTTGATACAGAATATCTCAAGATGGCAACTTCTAAACTTAAAATTCCATATACAGCCGTATCGGCAGACGCAAACAAGAACATAGAACTTCTAAAACGGGAAATCTACAATAAATTAGACTTTGTTCGAATATACATGAAACCCAAGGGACAAGATGCTGATTTGGAAGAGCCTTTAATCATGCCTAGGAATAGTACTGTCCAGAATATTTGTAACAAGATTCACAGAAACATGGTCAGAGACTTTAAGTTCGCTCAGGTATGGGGCAAAAGCGTAAAATTCGGAGGTCAAAAGGTTGGGTTAGAACACAAAATTATTGATGAAGATGTCCTTACGATCGTGAAGAAAATAAACGCTCTTTAA
- a CDS encoding coenzyme F420-0:L-glutamate ligase, with the protein MEVIPIHLDRESSEFDIYDKINKNTEKIIINDNDVLVISSKYLSISEGRIKKLAGIKPSSQAIQSSKLYHIDPKIMELVLRESDEIFGGLYGFILTSSHKVLAPNAGIDKSNVPHGSVVLYPKYPYHSIEILKQKFFIDSWKRVGIVLSDSRILPMRKGTVGIALACCGFEPVIDLKGTLDLFGNVLKYTSQNLADCLASIGTMIMGESDASTPVIIIRGLNIKMTDKPISSDTLNMDSKFDIYVRGLSKRIDPSYV; encoded by the coding sequence TTGGAAGTTATTCCCATCCACCTAGATAGAGAATCCTCAGAATTTGATATATATGATAAAATCAACAAGAATACGGAAAAAATAATCATCAATGATAACGATGTGCTTGTTATTTCAAGCAAATATCTTTCGATAAGTGAAGGTAGGATCAAGAAGCTAGCTGGGATAAAACCAAGTAGTCAGGCTATTCAATCATCTAAACTTTATCACATTGATCCAAAAATAATGGAACTAGTTCTCAGGGAGTCTGATGAAATTTTTGGAGGATTATACGGCTTTATCCTAACTTCTAGCCATAAAGTTTTGGCCCCCAATGCAGGCATTGACAAGTCAAACGTCCCCCATGGTAGTGTTGTTTTGTATCCAAAATACCCGTACCACTCCATAGAGATCCTCAAACAAAAATTTTTTATAGATTCCTGGAAAAGGGTTGGAATTGTATTGTCAGATAGTAGAATCTTACCCATGAGGAAAGGTACAGTAGGCATCGCACTAGCTTGCTGTGGTTTTGAACCCGTAATTGATCTAAAAGGGACTTTAGATCTTTTTGGAAATGTTCTAAAATATACATCTCAAAATCTTGCAGATTGTCTGGCTTCCATTGGGACCATGATAATGGGAGAATCGGACGCATCGACTCCAGTCATAATAATAAGGGGATTAAATATCAAGATGACTGACAAGCCTATCTCTAGTGATACCTTGAACATGGATAGTAAATTTGACATTTATGTACGAGGACTCTCAAAGAGAATAGATCCATCATATGTTTGA
- a CDS encoding isocitrate/isopropylmalate dehydrogenase family protein, producing MSNKKAAIINGDGTGPELVNAMIKVLKSCNTNVELITCNAGSEWWEKNGGNSYISNEVWDTLKSSDACFKGPTTTVPNPDAPRSVAVSIRQKFQLYANIRPIKTYKISKLQLDFICVRESTEGLYAGIEFKTSDDSAIAIRKTTGKGCRRVVKKGFELAKEKGFKKIFAITKRNILKETDGIFWNAVVEANKTYPDIEVEEYYIDNMTQQLVKNPERFNNSLLLSTNLFMDIISECASGHVGSIGNVYSGNYGDTYAMFEPAHGSAPKHARQDKVNPVATILSGAWMVEYLGEKHISEAIFKATEQTIDEGKFLTYDLGGSSSLSKMAEAIAQRSASLIKK from the coding sequence TTGAGCAATAAAAAAGCTGCTATAATAAATGGTGACGGTACTGGTCCTGAATTAGTTAATGCGATGATTAAAGTTCTAAAATCATGTAATACTAACGTTGAATTGATAACATGTAACGCAGGTTCTGAATGGTGGGAAAAAAATGGAGGTAATTCTTATATCTCAAATGAGGTCTGGGATACTCTGAAATCTTCCGATGCTTGTTTTAAAGGTCCTACTACTACAGTCCCAAATCCAGATGCCCCAAGAAGTGTAGCCGTAAGCATTAGACAAAAATTTCAACTTTATGCAAACATCCGCCCGATCAAAACATACAAGATTTCGAAATTACAGCTAGATTTTATTTGCGTTAGAGAATCAACAGAAGGGCTGTATGCAGGTATTGAGTTTAAGACAAGTGATGACTCGGCCATAGCAATTAGAAAAACCACAGGAAAGGGTTGCAGGAGGGTAGTCAAAAAGGGCTTTGAACTAGCCAAAGAAAAAGGATTTAAGAAAATATTTGCCATAACTAAACGAAATATTTTAAAAGAAACTGATGGGATTTTTTGGAATGCTGTAGTGGAAGCAAACAAAACATATCCAGACATCGAAGTTGAAGAATATTATATTGACAACATGACTCAACAACTAGTCAAGAATCCAGAAAGATTCAACAATAGCTTACTACTTAGTACAAATTTATTTATGGACATAATCTCTGAATGCGCCTCAGGACATGTAGGGTCTATCGGCAATGTTTATTCTGGAAATTATGGTGATACATATGCGATGTTTGAGCCTGCTCATGGGAGCGCTCCAAAGCATGCTAGGCAAGACAAGGTAAATCCAGTGGCAACTATTTTATCAGGTGCTTGGATGGTTGAATATTTAGGAGAGAAGCATATCTCAGAAGCAATTTTCAAAGCCACTGAACAAACGATTGACGAGGGAAAGTTTTTGACATACGATCTGGGCGGATCGTCGTCATTATCAAAAATGGCAGAGGCAATTGCTCAAAGGTCAGCATCATTAATCAAAAAATAA
- a CDS encoding YcaO-like family protein, with product MKTTSQLSLKSQKKWNAMGTSRIQPVEQTLEKVNSLVHEIGITRIADITNMDRLKIPNFSAVLPGTEDYIWVYSGKGPTKNHAKASVIMESIERYSSLPANFEGKIQRGTFKELSQSYDVLKYDEVVEPVSFHLNEEMIMDYCIGYDLLSNTQVLVPAPLTIFRYTPSPPSINPYSYFHTNGLASGNVIEEAICHALCEVVERDAVSLAEFTSSAFQYHVLKTVENSLVKGGFQLEPFDSKNFVDDDSIYPEIDLKSIEHLPIKRVINRFRHSQIPLTVKDITSDLGIPTFIASSAEWINHEYGYLVEGHGTHPDARIAMMRAVTEVSQSRAANIQGSRDDLRKMKYDPENSDENRSWQFIKSKEKKSFSDIHTFIYDDILDDIKLILSSLKARGLKRAIVVNLTNSKLNIPVIRVIVPGLETFKINKAVIGQRAKESVKKWLDPNL from the coding sequence TTGAAAACTACATCTCAATTATCATTGAAATCTCAAAAAAAATGGAATGCGATGGGTACCTCTAGAATCCAGCCGGTAGAGCAAACTTTAGAAAAAGTAAATTCCTTGGTTCATGAAATTGGGATTACAAGAATTGCAGATATTACAAATATGGATAGGCTTAAAATACCTAATTTTTCAGCCGTATTACCGGGAACTGAAGATTACATTTGGGTATATAGTGGGAAGGGACCAACGAAAAACCACGCAAAGGCTAGTGTTATTATGGAAAGCATTGAAAGGTATTCATCATTACCTGCAAATTTCGAAGGAAAAATTCAAAGGGGCACTTTTAAAGAATTATCTCAAAGTTACGATGTTCTAAAATATGATGAAGTAGTAGAACCAGTTTCATTCCACTTAAATGAAGAAATGATAATGGACTACTGTATCGGTTATGATTTATTAAGTAACACTCAAGTATTGGTGCCTGCGCCATTAACAATTTTCAGATATACTCCGTCACCGCCATCAATAAATCCATACTCCTATTTCCATACAAATGGATTGGCTTCTGGGAATGTCATCGAAGAGGCAATTTGCCATGCCCTATGCGAAGTTGTAGAAAGAGATGCAGTGAGTTTGGCAGAGTTCACTTCTAGTGCATTTCAGTATCATGTATTAAAAACTGTTGAAAATTCGCTTGTAAAAGGGGGCTTCCAACTAGAACCATTTGATTCAAAGAACTTTGTCGATGATGATTCTATTTATCCAGAAATTGATCTGAAAAGTATCGAACACCTACCTATTAAGAGAGTCATCAATAGGTTTAGACATTCTCAAATACCTTTGACAGTAAAGGATATTACTTCCGACCTTGGAATCCCAACTTTCATAGCAAGTAGTGCCGAGTGGATTAATCATGAGTATGGATATTTGGTAGAAGGACATGGAACTCATCCAGATGCACGCATTGCAATGATGAGGGCTGTAACAGAAGTATCTCAATCAAGAGCAGCTAATATTCAAGGTTCGAGGGATGATCTACGAAAGATGAAATATGATCCTGAAAATAGTGATGAAAACAGATCATGGCAATTCATAAAGTCAAAAGAAAAGAAATCGTTTTCAGATATTCACACATTTATCTATGATGATATATTAGATGACATTAAACTTATACTGAGTAGTTTGAAAGCAAGAGGTCTAAAGAGAGCAATAGTGGTAAACTTGACTAATTCGAAATTAAATATACCAGTTATTAGGGTCATTGTCCCTGGATTGGAAACATTCAAAATAAATAAAGCAGTTATCGGTCAAAGAGCCAAAGAAAGTGTTAAAAAATGGTTAGATCCAAACCTGTAA
- a CDS encoding metallophosphoesterase, translating into MKIGVISDTHDDIENTEKAINIFNLMKVDHVFHAGDYVYPGIISLFKKLDKETQFYGVRGNNDGELLGITRQFAEIENALFLNEFGKLLISSKKIGIYHGTNSELSESLVESQLFDILILGHTHVKRIEKMGKTLVLNPGALNRNFFSKKTADDPCVIIYDEKRKMAEFININSTNTEYDYAK; encoded by the coding sequence GTGAAAATTGGCGTAATCTCAGATACCCACGATGATATTGAAAATACTGAAAAAGCAATAAATATTTTTAACCTGATGAAAGTAGATCATGTTTTTCACGCAGGCGATTACGTTTATCCCGGGATAATCAGTCTATTCAAGAAATTAGACAAAGAAACACAATTTTATGGGGTTCGTGGCAACAACGATGGGGAATTATTGGGTATCACAAGACAATTCGCCGAAATTGAAAATGCTCTATTTCTAAACGAATTTGGAAAACTCTTAATTTCATCAAAAAAAATAGGCATATATCATGGAACAAACTCTGAGTTGTCAGAATCCTTGGTGGAGAGTCAATTATTCGATATTTTAATACTCGGTCACACCCATGTCAAGAGAATTGAAAAAATGGGAAAAACACTTGTTTTAAACCCCGGAGCTTTGAATAGGAATTTCTTTTCTAAAAAAACTGCAGACGATCCTTGTGTAATCATCTATGATGAAAAACGCAAAATGGCCGAATTTATAAACATCAATAGTACAAACACTGAGTATGACTATGCAAAATGA
- a CDS encoding HemK2/MTQ2 family protein methyltransferase — protein MYSPSEDTYFMEDILANYRGKIALEVGIGSGYLTRLLCTNFEFVVGTDIDVNSVMYAKNNTLANIKNKLLVCSDLSLPLKCKFDLIISNPPYLPTEFGNLDDTAVYGGKKGIELTIRLLRSIRLQLSECGKIVIMRSSLSDLNKMDDFIDKLFLNNKILAKKNFFFESLEILELSGVRNSSMI, from the coding sequence ATGTACAGCCCTTCTGAGGATACTTATTTCATGGAGGATATTCTAGCAAATTATAGAGGTAAAATTGCCCTTGAGGTGGGTATTGGATCCGGATACTTGACTAGATTATTATGTACAAATTTTGAGTTTGTTGTCGGAACTGATATTGATGTTAATTCCGTCATGTATGCTAAAAATAATACACTGGCAAATATTAAAAACAAACTGTTGGTTTGCTCTGATTTAAGTTTACCATTAAAATGTAAATTTGATTTGATCATTAGCAATCCTCCGTATTTACCAACGGAATTTGGCAATCTTGATGATACTGCTGTTTATGGAGGAAAAAAAGGAATAGAATTGACTATCCGATTATTGAGATCAATTCGATTGCAACTAAGCGAATGTGGGAAAATTGTGATAATGAGATCATCCTTATCTGACCTTAATAAAATGGATGATTTCATTGATAAATTGTTTTTGAACAATAAGATACTCGCAAAAAAAAATTTCTTTTTTGAATCTTTAGAAATATTGGAACTCTCTGGTGTAAGAAATAGTTCTATGATTTGA
- a CDS encoding cupredoxin domain-containing protein, producing the protein MLHNIIAIIAISFIVVGGLWGIGSLLNAPQEKNIQKSNDSILLIAQNNAFNQTNPTLYVNASQPTRLIILNKDFVKHDFISDELGINTAYLTTEQDFVTGIASNKTGNYTYYCSFHPEMKGEIVIK; encoded by the coding sequence TTGTTGCATAATATCATTGCTATCATAGCCATTTCATTCATTGTAGTCGGCGGTTTATGGGGCATTGGTAGTCTATTGAATGCTCCTCAGGAAAAAAATATTCAAAAGTCAAATGATTCGATCTTACTAATAGCTCAAAATAATGCCTTTAACCAGACCAATCCAACATTATATGTGAATGCAAGTCAACCTACCCGATTAATAATTCTCAATAAAGACTTTGTGAAACATGATTTCATTTCCGATGAACTAGGCATTAATACTGCCTACTTGACAACAGAGCAAGATTTCGTTACAGGAATTGCAAGTAATAAAACAGGTAACTACACATACTATTGTTCTTTTCATCCCGAAATGAAGGGAGAAATTGTTATAAAATGA
- a CDS encoding PQQ-dependent sugar dehydrogenase, with protein MILLITQSKSLDIVLTSAQTLKDPNLSLQPIYNDFTSPTGMAFLDDSGKNIIVIEKKGNVKLISGGILQDTPLKQFDVNFESERGLLGVQVMKENNTTLVFFYVTENDADQTVTNPNENLRNRIYSFEWDGNDLINQKLILDLPAIPGPNHNGGKITLGKDNNLYVIIGDLNHRTKLQNFENGGDPDFTGSIYRIDPHSGSAPGDNPFVESDVPNIDKTFAYGIRNSFGLTVDPITGNIWDTENGPSFSDEINLVEPGFNSGWRSIMGPASSADEIKALVFLSPNSNYSDPEISWLEPTAVTDIEFINSTSLGPDYTNNILVGDNNNGNLYFFKLNDQRNGLEIQDAVIDSEEELNNYILGTGFGSITDIQTGPDGDIYVVSLESGSIYKIS; from the coding sequence TTGATTTTATTGATTACTCAGTCCAAGTCACTTGATATTGTGTTGACTAGTGCTCAAACCCTCAAAGATCCAAACCTCAGTTTGCAACCAATTTACAATGATTTTACATCACCTACGGGGATGGCATTTCTTGATGATTCTGGAAAGAATATCATAGTGATTGAAAAAAAAGGTAACGTAAAATTAATTTCAGGTGGCATACTACAGGATACACCGTTAAAGCAATTTGACGTCAATTTTGAAAGTGAACGCGGTTTATTAGGAGTGCAAGTAATGAAAGAAAATAACACTACACTAGTTTTCTTTTATGTTACCGAAAATGACGCCGATCAAACTGTGACAAACCCCAATGAGAACTTGCGTAATAGAATATACAGTTTTGAATGGGATGGTAACGACCTTATTAATCAAAAGTTGATCTTAGATTTACCTGCCATACCTGGGCCAAATCACAATGGTGGAAAGATAACTCTAGGCAAAGACAACAATCTTTACGTTATAATAGGGGATTTGAACCACAGAACTAAATTACAGAATTTTGAGAATGGAGGAGACCCTGACTTTACTGGTTCTATTTATAGAATTGATCCACATTCGGGTTCTGCACCTGGCGATAATCCCTTTGTAGAAAGCGATGTTCCAAATATTGATAAAACATTTGCATATGGTATTAGAAATTCATTTGGTCTTACTGTAGATCCAATTACTGGCAATATTTGGGATACAGAGAATGGTCCCTCCTTTTCTGATGAGATAAATCTAGTTGAGCCTGGATTTAATAGCGGTTGGAGATCAATAATGGGTCCAGCTTCATCAGCTGACGAAATAAAAGCTCTGGTGTTCCTTTCACCCAATTCTAATTATTCAGATCCAGAGATTAGTTGGCTTGAGCCCACCGCAGTCACAGACATAGAATTCATCAATAGTACCAGCCTAGGACCCGACTACACAAACAATATTTTGGTGGGAGATAATAATAACGGTAACCTGTATTTTTTTAAATTAAATGACCAAAGAAACGGATTGGAAATTCAAGACGCGGTTATTGATTCAGAGGAAGAACTTAATAATTATATTTTAGGAACCGGGTTTGGCAGCATTACTGATATACAAACAGGTCCGGATGGAGATATTTATGTCGTTTCATTAGAAAGTGGAAGTATATATAAAATCTCTTAA
- a CDS encoding TfuA-like protein, protein MVRSKPVIFLGPSLSREKARKILDADYRLPAKKGDLLQLILKEVNIVGLVDGYFLQDYPPTPIEVYNLVRKRNVKVFGSSSLGALRAVELGKYGMIGIGKIFRLFRDGILESDDEVAVTFTDYTNYKSEALIDIRYNLFLAQKYNIIDNSTGRSILKVSKQTYFPYRTYGDILDKCKSKYPEINSKIESFRDYILNNRKSLKERDAVRLLKHIKSICEP, encoded by the coding sequence ATGGTTAGATCCAAACCTGTAATATTTTTAGGACCGTCCCTATCAAGGGAAAAAGCAAGAAAAATTCTAGACGCAGATTACAGACTACCGGCAAAAAAAGGGGACCTACTTCAGTTGATACTAAAAGAGGTTAATATTGTTGGATTAGTTGATGGATATTTTCTTCAGGATTACCCGCCCACGCCAATTGAAGTATATAACCTGGTCAGAAAAAGGAATGTGAAGGTTTTTGGATCATCGAGTTTGGGTGCACTTCGGGCAGTCGAACTTGGTAAATACGGAATGATAGGAATAGGAAAAATTTTTAGACTTTTTAGGGATGGAATATTGGAGTCTGATGATGAAGTAGCTGTGACGTTTACGGATTATACCAATTACAAATCAGAAGCACTAATTGATATTAGATACAATTTATTTTTGGCCCAAAAATACAATATCATAGACAATAGCACTGGAAGGTCGATCCTTAAAGTATCAAAACAGACATATTTTCCTTATAGGACCTACGGAGACATTTTGGACAAATGTAAATCAAAATATCCTGAAATCAATTCTAAGATTGAAAGTTTTAGAGATTATATCCTGAATAATAGAAAGAGTTTGAAGGAGAGAGATGCTGTGCGATTATTAAAGCACATCAAAAGCATCTGTGAACCCTGA
- a CDS encoding 3-isopropylmalate dehydratase large subunit: protein MTLTEKILAHSSDSKTVTPGDIIFSNVDKAMIHDVSGPGVIKVFKELEKKGYKLEKLWDPDRVWISEDHFVPASDRISADNVIQLTKWAQKYGIKKHFKYGMGQYGICHTISHEEGLVLPGEVYVGGDSHTNTTGAIGAFSAGLGHTDIAYVLKHGKIWFKVPETMLFKVTGKKPDYVMAKDIILNIISDIGTDGANYKAMQFSGNVIDDMEMEERFTLTNMTTEAGAKNGIIEPDSTTVDYLRTRLGALKFNLVKGDPDAEFGEVFEYDCEEMEPSVAKPYSPENVVPVRDVQGTEIDKAYIGSCTGAKLSDLRSAAKILEGKKVKVRTEVLPAAQSIYMKAIKEGLVTIFMESGAVIGPPTCGACCGAHMGVLGKDEICASTTNRNFPGRMGNVTSQTYLASPMVVAASAITGKLTDPRDL from the coding sequence ATGACATTAACCGAAAAAATCCTAGCTCATTCCTCAGATTCTAAAACGGTTACCCCTGGAGACATTATCTTTTCCAACGTTGATAAAGCCATGATTCATGATGTTTCAGGTCCTGGAGTTATCAAGGTGTTTAAGGAATTGGAAAAAAAGGGCTATAAACTGGAAAAATTGTGGGACCCTGATAGAGTATGGATTTCTGAAGATCACTTCGTTCCAGCCTCCGATAGGATTTCTGCTGATAATGTGATACAATTAACAAAATGGGCTCAAAAATATGGCATTAAGAAACACTTCAAGTATGGAATGGGACAATATGGCATTTGTCATACGATTTCTCATGAAGAAGGGCTAGTGTTACCTGGAGAGGTTTATGTTGGTGGAGATTCACATACTAATACTACCGGTGCGATTGGTGCTTTTAGTGCGGGGCTTGGTCATACAGATATTGCGTATGTTTTAAAACATGGTAAAATATGGTTCAAGGTACCGGAGACTATGCTGTTTAAGGTAACAGGAAAAAAACCAGATTATGTTATGGCTAAAGATATTATCTTGAATATTATTTCTGATATAGGGACTGATGGAGCAAATTACAAAGCGATGCAATTTAGTGGCAATGTTATAGATGATATGGAAATGGAGGAAAGATTTACTTTAACTAATATGACTACCGAGGCAGGTGCAAAAAACGGAATAATTGAACCAGATAGCACTACTGTGGATTATTTGAGGACAAGACTTGGGGCATTAAAATTTAACCTAGTTAAAGGAGATCCAGATGCCGAATTTGGTGAAGTATTTGAATATGATTGCGAAGAAATGGAACCTTCTGTGGCAAAACCATATTCGCCGGAGAATGTTGTCCCCGTAAGAGATGTTCAGGGTACAGAAATAGATAAAGCATACATCGGATCTTGTACTGGTGCAAAGCTTTCTGACCTCAGATCTGCAGCCAAGATCTTGGAAGGAAAGAAAGTCAAAGTACGAACTGAGGTACTGCCTGCCGCTCAATCAATCTATATGAAGGCTATTAAAGAGGGATTGGTTACCATTTTTATGGAGTCTGGAGCAGTTATTGGCCCACCTACCTGTGGTGCTTGTTGTGGTGCTCATATGGGTGTTTTAGGTAAAGATGAAATTTGTGCAAGCACGACTAATAGAAATTTTCCAGGTAGAATGGGAAATGTAACATCCCAAACGTATCTAGCCTCCCCGATGGTTGTAGCTGCGTCAGCGATTACAGGAAAATTAACGGATCCGAGGGATTTATGA
- the leuD gene encoding 3-isopropylmalate dehydratase small subunit (catalyzes the isomerization between 2-isopropylmalate and 3-isopropylmalate in leucine biosynthesis) has protein sequence MVLKGTVHKYNKPNIDTDVIIPGPYLKIHDHDELAKHAMEGLDTNFINKVSKGDFLLVGHNFGCGSSREHAPIALSKTGIKAILSPSFARIFYRNSIDGGYLLPIEIEENILEKIDDKDEIEINLNTNIILNVTKKESYPIKPFSKIISDIIEAGGLFNYKIT, from the coding sequence ATGGTCTTAAAAGGTACTGTACATAAATACAATAAACCGAATATAGACACGGATGTTATCATTCCAGGTCCATATCTAAAAATTCATGATCATGATGAACTTGCAAAACATGCAATGGAAGGATTGGATACTAATTTTATCAACAAAGTTTCAAAAGGTGATTTTCTCTTAGTGGGTCATAATTTTGGATGTGGATCAAGTCGAGAGCATGCTCCAATTGCTCTATCAAAAACAGGTATTAAGGCTATTTTGTCTCCGTCTTTTGCAAGAATATTTTACAGAAATTCTATAGATGGTGGTTATTTACTTCCAATTGAAATTGAAGAAAATATTTTAGAAAAAATAGATGATAAGGATGAAATAGAAATTAATTTAAACACAAACATCATTCTAAACGTTACTAAAAAAGAATCATATCCAATCAAACCCTTTAGTAAGATAATTTCTGATATAATAGAAGCCGGGGGACTTTTTAACTATAAAATCACTTGA
- a CDS encoding ribonuclease HI family protein, whose protein sequence is MLDVHIDGASRGNPGLSAIGITIKNDDKIIKEHCEFIGIRTNNQAEYEALRRALEICIDMDGEVNISSDSELLINQRNLKYRIRSQELKIISREITNLEKNYDKITYKHIPRTKNSRADYLANKALDKYVGANSKK, encoded by the coding sequence TTGTTGGACGTACATATTGATGGTGCAAGTAGAGGAAACCCGGGATTATCTGCAATAGGCATCACGATAAAAAATGACGACAAAATAATAAAAGAACACTGTGAATTTATAGGCATCCGAACCAATAATCAAGCAGAATATGAAGCATTACGGCGAGCCCTTGAAATCTGTATAGACATGGATGGTGAAGTAAACATTTCATCAGATAGCGAACTACTGATAAATCAAAGAAACCTAAAGTACAGAATACGAAGCCAGGAACTAAAAATAATTTCCAGAGAAATTACAAATCTGGAAAAAAACTATGATAAGATTACTTACAAACATATTCCTAGAACCAAAAATAGTCGTGCAGATTATCTTGCAAACAAAGCTCTTGATAAATATGTTGGTGCAAACTCAAAGAAATGA